One window of the Betta splendens chromosome 21, fBetSpl5.4, whole genome shotgun sequence genome contains the following:
- the bard1 gene encoding BRCA1-associated RING domain protein 1 isoform X1: MMDHEDWKNTKEAVANFRRLLLCSKCSNLMKDPVCLGTCEHMLCRSCAGPCAGDGCMVCHSPAWVKDIQINRQLSSIVQLFSDLESILNPPEPDSIADFQTEPKSPVFRQKKTFKIWFSPRSRKVRCAVEKPSDITVSESRSPGKTDAAQQDAGTAQPKDLSVFNFSSSSQDSGSSSPQRRNPENKNRKNRAAKRNAASKVQGAAAITRKRIKQDMKKRRLAAINQQWGVTEEIMQKEQTCVQETKKPSKRVSFVSPAVTPDKPQPDVPKGNEISTGESLPGVSTTQMNHQDLASQSMSVSVTQKNTPAASDLNPADEPEIQPHVCSPKPLKRSRVEEKVGTLETTPKRPRTSPGRRRRSLGRMSPGALRPPSVSSPTTPRTEREDSPSPTAGRGRKSPSARAASVGHPSPGSPAVMKRNHKGETLLHVAAIKGDVAAARELLEQGADPNLKDNAGWTPLHEACNLGHLEVVELLLSRGALLNTPGYKNDSPLHDAARNGHAAIVELLLRHGASPSVLNLYGKQPADYAASVEMLEIFQKASEGNQYANAPPSPSVSLSVVNDCARMEEMPVFLATKLSGPEQRNLAKLGRLLGGRVVDTFSSSVSHVVVPEGHLPTTYSALLGLLAGCWIVRYSWVAACLQEGRRMPETEHEAGDGPPRSRINRCSLLPPLFDGCFFFLLGSFKAPTKDELARLLRGGGGQLLSRQPKPDSDVTQTLSAAAYHALPGSDQALCTQYVVFDPQGPHRPAVLRRGKVWSAPSTWIVDCIAAFQLLPVPEPQISV, from the exons ATGATGGATCATGAAGATTGGAAAAACACTAAGGAGGCCGTCGCGAACTTTCGACGTCTGCTGCTTTGCTCCAAATG CTCAAACCTAATGAAGGACCCTGTGTGTCTTGGAACGTGCGAGCATATGCTGTGCAG GTCCTGTGCTGGTCCCTGTGCGGGCGATGGCTGCATGGTGTGTCACAGTCCTGCGTGGGTGAAGGACATTCAGATCAACCGGCAGCTCAGCAGCATCGTACAGCTCTTTTCTGACTTGGAGTCCATCCTGAATCCCCCAGAACCTG ACTCTATCGCTGATTTTCAAACAGAACCTAAGAGCCCTGTTTTTAGACAAAAGAAGACCTTTAAGATCTGGTTCAGCCCCCGCAGCCGCAAGGTTCGCTGCGCGGTGGAGAAGCCTTCAGACATCACAGTGTCTGAGAGTAGGTCTCCTGGTAAGACCGACGCAGCACAGCAGGATGCTGGTACTGCTCAGCCCAAGGACCTGTCAGTTTTTaatttctcctcatcctcccaaGACTCTGGCTCCTCTTCTCCTCAAAGACGCAaccctgaaaacaaaaacaggaagaacCGCGCAGCTAAAAGAAATGCTGCTAGCAAGGTTCAAGGTGCAGCTGCAATCACACGGAAGCGGATCAAGCAGGatatgaagaagaggaggcttGCGGCTATAAATCAGCAGTGGGGAGTGACTGAGGAGATTATGCAAAAGGAGCAGACCTGTGTTCAAGAGACAAAGAAGCCCAGTAAAAGGGTTTCCTTTGTGAGCCCTGCAGTCACCCCTGACAAACCTCAGCCTGATGTGCCGAAGGGGAATGAAATCAGCACCGGTGAGAGCCTCCCAGGAGTCAGCACCACTCAAATGAACCACCAGGACTTAGCCAGTCAGAGCATGTCTGTAAGTGTCACCCAAAAAAACACACCAGCTGCCAGTGACCTCAACCCTGCGGACGAGCCTGAGATCCAGCCCCATGTTTGTTCCCCAAAGCCATTAAAAAGATCCAGGGTAGAGGAGAAGGTCGGAACCTTGGAGACCACACCGAAACGGCCGAGGACCTCTCCAGGCCGGAGACGAAGATCGCTGGGTCGGATGTCTCCGGGTGCCCTCAGGCCTCCATCTGTGAGTAGCCCCACAACCCCCAGGACAGAGCGAGAAGACAGTCCCTCACCCACAGCCGGTCGTGGTAGAAAGTCCCCCAGTGCTCGGGCTGCATCGGTCGGCCATCCCAGCCCAGGAAGCCCTGCAGTTATGAAGAGGAACCACAAGGGAGAGACCCTGCTACATGTAGCTGCTATAAAG GGAGATGTAGCGGCTGCCAGGGAACTGCTGGAGCAGGGGGCCGACCCCAACCTCAAGGATAATGCTGGGTGGACACCTCTG CATGAAGCATGTAACCTGGGTCACCTGGAGgtcgtggagctgctgctctccagAGGAGCTCTACTCAACACACCTGGCTATAAAAACGACTCCCCGCTCCACGATGCCGCGAGGAACGGACACGCAGCCatagtggagctgctgctgcggcacGGAGCCTCGCCCAGCGTCCT CAATCTGTATGGAAAGCAGCCTGCAGACTACGCGGCGAGTGTGGAGATGCTGGAGATTTTCCAGAAAGCCTCAGAAGGAAACCAATATGCTAATGCGCCTCCCAGCCCGTCAGTGAGCCTGTCTGTG GTGAACGACTGTGCGAGGATGGAAGAGATGCCGGTGTTCCTGGCGACCAAGTTGTCTGGACCCGAGCAACGCAACCTGGCCAAACTGGGACGGCTACTGGGAGGGAGGGTGGTGGACACCTTTTCTAGCTCAG TCAGCCATGTCGTGGTGCCAGAAGGACACCTGCCCACCACCTACTCCGCCCTCCTGGGACTCCTCGCCGGCTGCTGGATCGTCAGATACAGCT GGGTGGCGGCGTGTCTGCAGGAAGGCAGGCGGATGCCTGAAACGGAGCACGAAGCAGGGGACGGGCCTCCACGCAGCCGCATCAACAGATGCAGCCTG CTCCCGCCCCTCTTCGACGGAtgcttcttcttcctgctggGCTCCTTCAAGGCGCCCACCAAAGACGAGCTGGCCAGGCTGCtccgggggggaggagggcagCTCCTGAGCCGCCAGCCCAAGCCGGACAGCGACGTGACCCAAACCCTGAGCGCGGCCGCCTACCACGCGCTGCCCGGCTCCGATCAGGCGCTGTGCACCCAGTACGTCGTCTTCGACCCTCAGGGCCCCCACAGGCCCGCGGTGCTCAGGCGGGGCAAGGTGTGGTCGGCGCCCTCCACCTGGATCGTCGATTGCATCGCGGCgttccagcttcttcctgtGCCTGAGCCGCAGATATCGGTCTGA
- the bard1 gene encoding BRCA1-associated RING domain protein 1 isoform X2, translating into MMDHEDWKNTKEAVANFRRLLLCSKCSNLMKDPVCLGTCEHMLCRSCAGPCAGDGCMVCHSPAWVKDIQINRQLSSIVQLFSDLESILNPPEPDSIADFQTEPKSPVFRQKKTFKIWFSPRSRKVRCAVEKPSDITVSESRSPGKTDAAQQDAGTAQPKDLSVFNFSSSSQDSGSSSPQRRNPENKNRKNRAAKRNAASKVQGAAAITRKRIKQDMKKRRLAAINQQWGVTEEIMQKEQTCVQETKKPSKRVSFVSPAVTPDKPQPDVPKGNEISTGESLPGVSTTQMNHQDLASQSMSPLKRSRVEEKVGTLETTPKRPRTSPGRRRRSLGRMSPGALRPPSVSSPTTPRTEREDSPSPTAGRGRKSPSARAASVGHPSPGSPAVMKRNHKGETLLHVAAIKGDVAAARELLEQGADPNLKDNAGWTPLHEACNLGHLEVVELLLSRGALLNTPGYKNDSPLHDAARNGHAAIVELLLRHGASPSVLNLYGKQPADYAASVEMLEIFQKASEGNQYANAPPSPSVSLSVVNDCARMEEMPVFLATKLSGPEQRNLAKLGRLLGGRVVDTFSSSVSHVVVPEGHLPTTYSALLGLLAGCWIVRYSWVAACLQEGRRMPETEHEAGDGPPRSRINRCSLLPPLFDGCFFFLLGSFKAPTKDELARLLRGGGGQLLSRQPKPDSDVTQTLSAAAYHALPGSDQALCTQYVVFDPQGPHRPAVLRRGKVWSAPSTWIVDCIAAFQLLPVPEPQISV; encoded by the exons ATGATGGATCATGAAGATTGGAAAAACACTAAGGAGGCCGTCGCGAACTTTCGACGTCTGCTGCTTTGCTCCAAATG CTCAAACCTAATGAAGGACCCTGTGTGTCTTGGAACGTGCGAGCATATGCTGTGCAG GTCCTGTGCTGGTCCCTGTGCGGGCGATGGCTGCATGGTGTGTCACAGTCCTGCGTGGGTGAAGGACATTCAGATCAACCGGCAGCTCAGCAGCATCGTACAGCTCTTTTCTGACTTGGAGTCCATCCTGAATCCCCCAGAACCTG ACTCTATCGCTGATTTTCAAACAGAACCTAAGAGCCCTGTTTTTAGACAAAAGAAGACCTTTAAGATCTGGTTCAGCCCCCGCAGCCGCAAGGTTCGCTGCGCGGTGGAGAAGCCTTCAGACATCACAGTGTCTGAGAGTAGGTCTCCTGGTAAGACCGACGCAGCACAGCAGGATGCTGGTACTGCTCAGCCCAAGGACCTGTCAGTTTTTaatttctcctcatcctcccaaGACTCTGGCTCCTCTTCTCCTCAAAGACGCAaccctgaaaacaaaaacaggaagaacCGCGCAGCTAAAAGAAATGCTGCTAGCAAGGTTCAAGGTGCAGCTGCAATCACACGGAAGCGGATCAAGCAGGatatgaagaagaggaggcttGCGGCTATAAATCAGCAGTGGGGAGTGACTGAGGAGATTATGCAAAAGGAGCAGACCTGTGTTCAAGAGACAAAGAAGCCCAGTAAAAGGGTTTCCTTTGTGAGCCCTGCAGTCACCCCTGACAAACCTCAGCCTGATGTGCCGAAGGGGAATGAAATCAGCACCGGTGAGAGCCTCCCAGGAGTCAGCACCACTCAAATGAACCACCAGGACTTAGCCAGTCAGAGCATGTCT CCATTAAAAAGATCCAGGGTAGAGGAGAAGGTCGGAACCTTGGAGACCACACCGAAACGGCCGAGGACCTCTCCAGGCCGGAGACGAAGATCGCTGGGTCGGATGTCTCCGGGTGCCCTCAGGCCTCCATCTGTGAGTAGCCCCACAACCCCCAGGACAGAGCGAGAAGACAGTCCCTCACCCACAGCCGGTCGTGGTAGAAAGTCCCCCAGTGCTCGGGCTGCATCGGTCGGCCATCCCAGCCCAGGAAGCCCTGCAGTTATGAAGAGGAACCACAAGGGAGAGACCCTGCTACATGTAGCTGCTATAAAG GGAGATGTAGCGGCTGCCAGGGAACTGCTGGAGCAGGGGGCCGACCCCAACCTCAAGGATAATGCTGGGTGGACACCTCTG CATGAAGCATGTAACCTGGGTCACCTGGAGgtcgtggagctgctgctctccagAGGAGCTCTACTCAACACACCTGGCTATAAAAACGACTCCCCGCTCCACGATGCCGCGAGGAACGGACACGCAGCCatagtggagctgctgctgcggcacGGAGCCTCGCCCAGCGTCCT CAATCTGTATGGAAAGCAGCCTGCAGACTACGCGGCGAGTGTGGAGATGCTGGAGATTTTCCAGAAAGCCTCAGAAGGAAACCAATATGCTAATGCGCCTCCCAGCCCGTCAGTGAGCCTGTCTGTG GTGAACGACTGTGCGAGGATGGAAGAGATGCCGGTGTTCCTGGCGACCAAGTTGTCTGGACCCGAGCAACGCAACCTGGCCAAACTGGGACGGCTACTGGGAGGGAGGGTGGTGGACACCTTTTCTAGCTCAG TCAGCCATGTCGTGGTGCCAGAAGGACACCTGCCCACCACCTACTCCGCCCTCCTGGGACTCCTCGCCGGCTGCTGGATCGTCAGATACAGCT GGGTGGCGGCGTGTCTGCAGGAAGGCAGGCGGATGCCTGAAACGGAGCACGAAGCAGGGGACGGGCCTCCACGCAGCCGCATCAACAGATGCAGCCTG CTCCCGCCCCTCTTCGACGGAtgcttcttcttcctgctggGCTCCTTCAAGGCGCCCACCAAAGACGAGCTGGCCAGGCTGCtccgggggggaggagggcagCTCCTGAGCCGCCAGCCCAAGCCGGACAGCGACGTGACCCAAACCCTGAGCGCGGCCGCCTACCACGCGCTGCCCGGCTCCGATCAGGCGCTGTGCACCCAGTACGTCGTCTTCGACCCTCAGGGCCCCCACAGGCCCGCGGTGCTCAGGCGGGGCAAGGTGTGGTCGGCGCCCTCCACCTGGATCGTCGATTGCATCGCGGCgttccagcttcttcctgtGCCTGAGCCGCAGATATCGGTCTGA